A genomic region of Nymphaea colorata isolate Beijing-Zhang1983 chromosome 2, ASM883128v2, whole genome shotgun sequence contains the following coding sequences:
- the LOC116247158 gene encoding cysteine-rich receptor-like protein kinase 15, which produces MWRKSYSFIFLIAFLLPLRLVNMVDIPEWYCIGSSNYAPNSTFGHNLQQALASLVANVSVTGFYNATVGNSPDQANAVFQCRGDVDGETCLVCVSNAASQITLRCPSSRSAFMVFSTCLVYFHDANFTVPQAFMHLSGRGPWNIPDPERFKPMLTLFFYKLIVSATTNPSGRLFWGDKFKYTQNLTIYGFAQCIQSMSPMRCRSCLEIAFGQMLRDAGSSMGGLVYHNIDCILKFGPYPIFVPPPHKIAPSSAISVSSNCSPPASSNKFGSPLHRNLKALLFNLIVRAPFTGFYSDTFGQGSSQVYGQALCRGDTPDDVCWECIALASSKIQELCPNSRRGIIWLDHCQLRYSDENFAGKVDVYDRACQPAADNASNPPNFYQSLRILVANLTSLVTQSSPNVFFATGVSVLEEAMSIYALVQCVKDIPADQCGWCLQNASSDIAGCFNGKISGRILRGSCNLAFGVRPFFSGDPTVISLPQPSHGHKRWWIYVVISFVVGVLLLTTACAFCLVRRQKQHAENQKEKEATSMDSENVKENEATYNLPQFSLRTVEGATDKFSRSNKLGEGGYGPVYKGKLPSGQEVAVKRLSGRTGQGLKEFRNEVELIAKLQHTNLVRLVGCCLENEEMILIYEYMPNKSLDFILEDPESRASLDWERRFNVIIGIARGMLYLHQDSRLNIIHRDLKASNVLLDEQLNPKISDFGLARIFRGVLGQATTSIIVGTLGYMAPEYAMNGVYSTKSDVYSFGILLLEIIGGQLEVRFLATHQGPGLVEHAWSLWCEGKGTEFIDPVLKDGTTSTSDQMLRCLHIAFLCIQEDPAARPSMSMAVVMLGNNSLDLPLPTQPTLILEKIAGSSLPLSSDICTTASKSTTG; this is translated from the exons ATGTGGAGGAAAAGCTACAGCTTCATTTTCTTAATTGCCTTTCTCCTTCCTCTGAGGCTAGTCAACATGGTTGACATTCCCGAATGGTATTGCATCGGCAGCTCAAACTACGCGCCGAACAGCACCTTCGGCCATAACCTGCAGCAAGCGCTAGCTTCTCTGGTGGCGAACGTTTCCGTCACTGGCTTTTACAATGCCACCGTGGGCAACAGCCCTGACCAAGCCAATGCCGTCTTCCAATGTCGAGGTGACGTCGATGGCGAAACTTGCCTGGTCTGTGTCTCTAACGCAGCCTCACAGATCACCCTGCGGTGCCCCAGCAGCAGATCGGCTTTTATGGTCTTCTCAACCTGCCTCGTCTACTTCCATGACGCCAACTTCACCGTGCCTCAAGCATTTATGCATTTATCCGGCCGGGGCCCTTGGAACATCCCTGATCCCGAAAGGTTCAAGCCCATGCTCACCCTCTTCTTCTACAAGCTGATTGTTTCCGCCACCACCAACCCCTCGGGCCGCTTGTTCTGGGGCGACAAGTTCAAGTACACTCAAAACTTGACTATCTATGGCTTCGCTCAGTGCATTCAGTCCATGTCCCCAATGCGCTGCAGATCTTGCTTAGAGATAGCCTTTGGCCAAATGCTCAGGGATGCTGGCAGTTCAATGGGTGGTTTAGTTTACCATAACATCGACTGCATTCTAAAATTCGGACCCTATCCCATTTTCGTCCCCCCACCCCACAAGATTGCTCCTAGCAGCGCCATTTCCGTCTCATCTAATTGCTCCCCACCAGCATCCAGCAACAAGTTTGGCAGCCCCCTTCACAGAAACCTCAAGGCTCTGCTCTTTAATCTGATAGTGCGTGCACCTTTCACCGGCTTCTACAGTGATACTTTCGGCCAAGGCTCCAGCCAAGTCTATGGCCAAGCTTTGTGCCGAGGCGACACCCCTGATGACGTTTGCTGGGAGTGCATTGCCCTGGCTTCTTCCAAAATCCAAGAATTATGCCCTAATAGTAGAAGGGGAATCATCTGGCTCGACCACTGCCAGTTGCGCTACTCTGACGAGAACTTCGCCGGCAAGGTAGACGTCTATGACAGGGCATGCCAACCAGCAGCAGACAATGCATCAAATCCTCCGAACTTCTATCAGAGTTTGAGAATCCTTGTAGCCAACCTGACCTCGCTGGTGACGCAGAGCTCTCCCAATGTCTTCTTCGCTACGGGAGTCTCTGTCCTTGAGGAAGCAATGAGCATCTACGCTCTGGTGCAGTGCGTGAAAGACATACCTGCGGACCAATGTGGGTGGTGCTTGCAGAATGCCAGCTCCGATATTGCAGGGTGCTTTAATGGAAAGATAAGCGGTCGCATCCTCAGGGGAAGCTGCAACTTGGCTTTTGGAGTGCGGCCCTTCTTCTCCGGCGATCCTACTGTGATATCACTTCCGCAGCCCAGTCACG GGCATAAGCGCTGGTGGATATATGTTGTCATCTCCTTCGTGGTTGGTGTACTACTGCTAACAACAGCGTGTGCGTTTTGCTTAGTTCGGAGACAAAAGCAGCATGCAG AGaatcaaaaagagaaagaagcaaCTTCAATGGATTCGGAAAATGTAAAAGAGAATGAGGCAACCTATAATTTACCACAATTCAGCCTGAGGACAGTGGAAGGTGCTACAGATAAATTTTCAAGATCAAATAAGCTTGGAGAAGGTGGTTATGGCCCTGTCTACAAG GGGAAGCTTCCTAGTGGACAGGAAGTAGCTGTGAAGAGGCTGTCTGGTCGCACTGGGCAAGGTTTAAAGGAGTTCAGGAACGAAGTTGAATTGATAGCCAAACTTCAACACACAAACCTGGTTAGGCTTGTTGGTTGCTGCTTAGAAAATGAGGAGATGATactcatatatgaatatatgcccAACAAAAGCCTTGATTTCATCCTTGAAG ATCCAGAAAGCCGTGCTTCATTGGATTGGGAGAGGAGGTTCAATGTCATCATAGGAATTGCAAGGGGGATGCTTTATCTTCACCAAGATTCTCGACTTAACATCATTCATCGGGATCTCAAAGCTAGCAACGTGCTGCTAGACGAGCAGCTGAATCCTAAGATTTCTGATTTCGGATTGGCAAGGATTTTCAGAGGAGTTTTGGGGCAGGCAACCACTAGTATCATTGTCGGAACTTT AGGATATATGGCTCCAGAGTATGCCATGAATGGCGTGTATTCTACAAAATCTGATGTCTACAGCTTCGGTATTTTATTGTTGGAAATCATTGGCGGCCAACTGGAAGTACGTTTTCTAGCAACCCATCAGGGTCCTGGTCTCGTTGAGCAT GCATGGAGCTTGTGGTGTGAAGGGAAAGGGACAGAGTTCATCGACCCAGTCCTTAAAGATGGTACTACTTCAACAAGTGACCAAATGCTAAGGTGTTTGCATATTGCCTTTCTCTGCATTCAAGAAGATCCTGCAGCCAGGCCATCCATGTCCATGGCCGTTGTCATGCTTGGGAACAATTCTTTGGATCTTCCCTTGCCCACACAACCTACacttattttggaaaaaattgcaGGATCAAGCCTACCACTTTCTTCTGATATTTGTACTACTGCTTCTAAAAGCACGACAGGGTGA
- the LOC116248957 gene encoding cysteine-rich receptor-like protein kinase 11 isoform X2, which translates to MLLNLADFYQSPCFRFILLCAAVMLWWIVLLICLTGGLLLVAACALSLARRRMQHLEKLKQKEATSIDTESVKENEEANYDLPQISLRTIEDTTDKFSKSNKLGEGGYGPLHKGKLPNGQEVTVKRLSGRSGQGSKEFKNEIELIVKLQHVNLVRLIASCLEKGEKMLIYEYKGRRCSFMNICPIKALISSLRGSI; encoded by the exons ATGCTGTTGAACTTGGCAGACTTTTATCAG TCACCTTGCTTTAGGTTCATTTTATTGTGTGCTGCAGTTATGCTTTGGTGGATAGTTCTTCTCATCTGCTTAACTGGCGGGCTCCTGCTAGTAGCAGCCTGTGCATTAAGCTTAGCTCGAAGAAGAATGCAACATCTGG AGAAGCTAAAACAGAAAGAAGCAACCTCAATTGATACTGAGAGTGTCAAAGAGAATGAGGAGGCAAACTATGATTTACCGCAGATCAGCCTGAGGACAATAGAAGACACTACggataaattttcaaaatcaaataagcTTGGGGAAGGTGGATATGGTCCTCTTCACAAG GGCAAGCTTCCCAATGGACAGGAGGTCACTGTGAAGAGGCTGTCTGGACGGTCTGGGCAAGGTTCGAAGGAATTCAAGAATGAAATTGAGTTGATAGtcaaacttcaacatgtaaACCTGGTTAGGCTCATTGCTTCCTGCTTGGAGAAAGGGGAGAAGATGCTCATTTATGAATATAAGGGGAGAAGATGCTCATTTATGAATATATGCCCAATAAAAGCCTTGATTTCTTCCTTGAGG GGATCCATTTGA
- the LOC116248957 gene encoding cysteine-rich receptor-like protein kinase 11 isoform X1 yields MLLNLADFYQSPCFRFILLCAAVMLWWIVLLICLTGGLLLVAACALSLARRRMQHLEKLKQKEATSIDTESVKENEEANYDLPQISLRTIEDTTDKFSKSNKLGEGGYGPLHKGKLPNGQEVTVKRLSGRSGQGSKEFKNEIELIVKLQHVNLVRLIASCLEKGEKMLIYEYKGRRCSFMNICPIKALISSLRIQKAGYCWIGKRGSIS; encoded by the exons ATGCTGTTGAACTTGGCAGACTTTTATCAG TCACCTTGCTTTAGGTTCATTTTATTGTGTGCTGCAGTTATGCTTTGGTGGATAGTTCTTCTCATCTGCTTAACTGGCGGGCTCCTGCTAGTAGCAGCCTGTGCATTAAGCTTAGCTCGAAGAAGAATGCAACATCTGG AGAAGCTAAAACAGAAAGAAGCAACCTCAATTGATACTGAGAGTGTCAAAGAGAATGAGGAGGCAAACTATGATTTACCGCAGATCAGCCTGAGGACAATAGAAGACACTACggataaattttcaaaatcaaataagcTTGGGGAAGGTGGATATGGTCCTCTTCACAAG GGCAAGCTTCCCAATGGACAGGAGGTCACTGTGAAGAGGCTGTCTGGACGGTCTGGGCAAGGTTCGAAGGAATTCAAGAATGAAATTGAGTTGATAGtcaaacttcaacatgtaaACCTGGTTAGGCTCATTGCTTCCTGCTTGGAGAAAGGGGAGAAGATGCTCATTTATGAATATAAGGGGAGAAGATGCTCATTTATGAATATATGCCCAATAAAAGCCTTGATTTCTTCCTTGAGG ATCCAGAAAGCCGGGTATTGCTGGATTGGGAAAAGAGGTTCAATATCATAA
- the LOC116248957 gene encoding cysteine-rich receptor-like protein kinase 11 isoform X3, whose translation MLWWIVLLICLTGGLLLVAACALSLARRRMQHLEKLKQKEATSIDTESVKENEEANYDLPQISLRTIEDTTDKFSKSNKLGEGGYGPLHKGKLPNGQEVTVKRLSGRSGQGSKEFKNEIELIVKLQHVNLVRLIASCLEKGEKMLIYEYKGRRCSFMNICPIKALISSLRIQKAGYCWIGKRGSIS comes from the exons ATGCTTTGGTGGATAGTTCTTCTCATCTGCTTAACTGGCGGGCTCCTGCTAGTAGCAGCCTGTGCATTAAGCTTAGCTCGAAGAAGAATGCAACATCTGG AGAAGCTAAAACAGAAAGAAGCAACCTCAATTGATACTGAGAGTGTCAAAGAGAATGAGGAGGCAAACTATGATTTACCGCAGATCAGCCTGAGGACAATAGAAGACACTACggataaattttcaaaatcaaataagcTTGGGGAAGGTGGATATGGTCCTCTTCACAAG GGCAAGCTTCCCAATGGACAGGAGGTCACTGTGAAGAGGCTGTCTGGACGGTCTGGGCAAGGTTCGAAGGAATTCAAGAATGAAATTGAGTTGATAGtcaaacttcaacatgtaaACCTGGTTAGGCTCATTGCTTCCTGCTTGGAGAAAGGGGAGAAGATGCTCATTTATGAATATAAGGGGAGAAGATGCTCATTTATGAATATATGCCCAATAAAAGCCTTGATTTCTTCCTTGAGG ATCCAGAAAGCCGGGTATTGCTGGATTGGGAAAAGAGGTTCAATATCATAA
- the LOC126409803 gene encoding disease resistance protein RPV1-like isoform X1 yields MGREIVQRFLPPAAIAIITAMTFFFWSHQSRRARVNSERSDSDDGKDDASPPPPVREDGFQYDVFLSFRGPDTRKGFTGHLYQALKEKGIITFIDSETLEKGQNVEELYGCIERSKILVPIFSKGYADSKWCLKEIHKMVKCNRLILPVFFDVNPKVVCHQIGSFERPFRRYRKSEGIDKGEGLDKLEELHLSGCENLVRCPLFSSNMTHLRTLDFGDCANMTELDPSIGHLKNLTDLNLRYSKSLKELPQEVSQLTSLTWLNLTGCHQITALPKSMSCLKQLKRLSLQQCSSLTEIPECICSFLNLEELDASHCQRIAFLPNWIGKLKSLKQLDLSWTAIEELPHSIVSLENLEMLSVAHCGKLEDVPGITQMKLLRALGLLGCRSLHDSFLERLQEVNFQNLGVFSIPGRRLLSYPQSLSFLLPKQFETGILYLHVDKSSLDNICSELDKNGGPEGEDESIRSEEYRNMDSEDESLKIEEDRNMDSEDESLKIEEDRNMDSNDSELVYKSIPTDEVIDRQPGRVVLIEITTGDAKFQFSALIEFKWHETGSEEEEFRKLPTATFGRHSELMKMARQGEFEGNDDDRRRTMMTMRVSIDGCDLLHGDLFTYAKNCVEWLDHDPIKADDNLVIVEFGRPF; encoded by the exons ATGGGTCGAGAGATTGTACAGAGATTCTTGCCACCGGCTGCGATCGCCATCATCACGGCCATGACCTTCTTTTTCTGGTCCCATCAGTCCAGAAGGGCTAGAGTAAATTCGGAGAGGTCTGATTCGGACGACGGTAAGGATGATGCTTCGCCTCCACCGCCGGTGAGGGAAGACGGATTCCAGTATGATGTGTTTCTGAGCTTTAGGGGACCAGACACTCGCAAGGGCTTCACAGGCCATCTCTACCAAGCATTGAAAGAGAAGGGCATAATCACTTTCATCGACAGTGAGACGCTGGAGAAGGGGCAAAATGTGGAGGAGCTATACGGGTGCATCGAGAGATCGAAAATCTTGGTGCCCATCTTCTCTAAAGGCTATGCTGATTCAAAGTGGTGTCTGAAGGAGATACACAAGATGGTAAAGTGCAATAGGCTGATCTTACCGGTCTTCTTTGATGTGAATCCAAAAGTCGTCTGTCATCAAATTGGCTCTTTTGAACGTCCATTTAGGAGGTATCGTAAGAGTGAAGGAATAGACAAGGGGGAG GGTCTTGACAAGTTGGAAGAACTACATCTCAGTGGTTGTGAAAACCTCGTCAGGTGTCCACTTTTTTCGAGCAATATGACACACTTACGGACATTGGACTTTGGAGATTGTGCTAACATGACTGAACTTGATCCATCTATTGGGCATCTCAAGAACTTGACCGACCTGAATTTGAGGTACAGCAAATCACTGAAGGAACTGCCTCAAGAAGTTTCTCAATTGACCTCACTCACATGGCTTAACCTCACTGGATGTCACCAAATTACAGCACTGCCTAAATCCATGAGCTGCTTGAAGCAACTGAAGCGGCTGTCCCTACAGCAGTGTTCCTCGTTGACAGAAATACCTGAATGCATTTGTTCCTTTCTCAATCTTGAAGAACTAGATGCTTCACACTGTCAACGTATTGCTTTTTTGCCAAACTGGATTGGAAAGCTTAAAAGCCTGAAACAGCTTGATTTGAGTTGGACAGCCATTGAAGAGCTTCCACATTCCATTGTGTCGCTAGAGAACCTTGAGATGCTTTCAGTTGCTCATTGCGGAAAGCTTGAGGACGTTCCTGGCATTACGCAGATGAAATTGTTACGGGCATTGGGCCTTTTAGGATGTAGAAGCCTTCACGACTCATTCTTGGAACGACTTCAG GAAGTAAACTTTCAAAATCTAGGAGTTTTCTCCATCCCAGGGAGGAGGCTGTTGTCATATCCACAgtccctctctttccttcttcccaAGCAGTTCGAGACAGGCATCTTGTACTTGCATGTAGATAAAAGCAGCTTGGACAACATTTGCTCGGAACTAGACAAAAATGGTGGCCCTGAAGGGGAAGACGAGAGCATTAGAAGTGAGGAATATAGAAACATGGACAGCGAAGATGAAAGCCTTAAAATTGAGGAAGATAGAAACATGGACAGCGAAGATGAAAGCCTTAAAATTGAGGAAGATAGAAACATGGACAGCAATGACTCGGAACTTGTTTATAAAAGCATTCCAACTGATGAAGTTATAGACAGGCAGCCGGGCAGAGTTGTTTTGATAGAGATAACGACAGGTGATGCTAAATTCCAGTTTTCAGCTTTAATTGAATTTAAATGGCACGAAACTGGTAGTGAAGAGGAGGAATTTAGGAAGTTGCCCACGGCTACATTTGGACGCCATAGCGAGCTGATGAAGATGGCAAGGCAAGGGGAATTTGAGGGAAATGATGACGACCGGCGGAGGACGATGATGACTATGCGTGTGTCCATCGATGGTTGCGACCTACTCCACGGTGATTTATTCACATATGCGAAAAATTGCGTTGAATGGTTAGATCACGATCCGATTAAAGCTGACGATAATTTAGTTATTGTGGAATTTGGTCGGCCATTTTAA
- the LOC126409803 gene encoding uncharacterized protein LOC126409803 isoform X2, which yields MGREIVQRFLPPAAIAIITAMTFFFWSHQSRRARVNSERSDSDDGKDDASPPPPVREDGFQYDVFLSFRGPDTRKGFTGHLYQALKEKGIITFIDSETLEKGQNVEELYGCIERSKILVPIFSKGYADSKWCLKEIHKMGLDKLEELHLSGCENLVRCPLFSSNMTHLRTLDFGDCANMTELDPSIGHLKNLTDLNLRYSKSLKELPQEVSQLTSLTWLNLTGCHQITALPKSMSCLKQLKRLSLQQCSSLTEIPECICSFLNLEELDASHCQRIAFLPNWIGKLKSLKQLDLSWTAIEELPHSIVSLENLEMLSVAHCGKLEDVPGITQMKLLRALGLLGCRSLHDSFLERLQEVNFQNLGVFSIPGRRLLSYPQSLSFLLPKQFETGILYLHVDKSSLDNICSELDKNGGPEGEDESIRSEEYRNMDSEDESLKIEEDRNMDSEDESLKIEEDRNMDSNDSELVYKSIPTDEVIDRQPGRVVLIEITTGDAKFQFSALIEFKWHETGSEEEEFRKLPTATFGRHSELMKMARQGEFEGNDDDRRRTMMTMRVSIDGCDLLHGDLFTYAKNCVEWLDHDPIKADDNLVIVEFGRPF from the exons ATGGGTCGAGAGATTGTACAGAGATTCTTGCCACCGGCTGCGATCGCCATCATCACGGCCATGACCTTCTTTTTCTGGTCCCATCAGTCCAGAAGGGCTAGAGTAAATTCGGAGAGGTCTGATTCGGACGACGGTAAGGATGATGCTTCGCCTCCACCGCCGGTGAGGGAAGACGGATTCCAGTATGATGTGTTTCTGAGCTTTAGGGGACCAGACACTCGCAAGGGCTTCACAGGCCATCTCTACCAAGCATTGAAAGAGAAGGGCATAATCACTTTCATCGACAGTGAGACGCTGGAGAAGGGGCAAAATGTGGAGGAGCTATACGGGTGCATCGAGAGATCGAAAATCTTGGTGCCCATCTTCTCTAAAGGCTATGCTGATTCAAAGTGGTGTCTGAAGGAGATACACAAGATG GGTCTTGACAAGTTGGAAGAACTACATCTCAGTGGTTGTGAAAACCTCGTCAGGTGTCCACTTTTTTCGAGCAATATGACACACTTACGGACATTGGACTTTGGAGATTGTGCTAACATGACTGAACTTGATCCATCTATTGGGCATCTCAAGAACTTGACCGACCTGAATTTGAGGTACAGCAAATCACTGAAGGAACTGCCTCAAGAAGTTTCTCAATTGACCTCACTCACATGGCTTAACCTCACTGGATGTCACCAAATTACAGCACTGCCTAAATCCATGAGCTGCTTGAAGCAACTGAAGCGGCTGTCCCTACAGCAGTGTTCCTCGTTGACAGAAATACCTGAATGCATTTGTTCCTTTCTCAATCTTGAAGAACTAGATGCTTCACACTGTCAACGTATTGCTTTTTTGCCAAACTGGATTGGAAAGCTTAAAAGCCTGAAACAGCTTGATTTGAGTTGGACAGCCATTGAAGAGCTTCCACATTCCATTGTGTCGCTAGAGAACCTTGAGATGCTTTCAGTTGCTCATTGCGGAAAGCTTGAGGACGTTCCTGGCATTACGCAGATGAAATTGTTACGGGCATTGGGCCTTTTAGGATGTAGAAGCCTTCACGACTCATTCTTGGAACGACTTCAG GAAGTAAACTTTCAAAATCTAGGAGTTTTCTCCATCCCAGGGAGGAGGCTGTTGTCATATCCACAgtccctctctttccttcttcccaAGCAGTTCGAGACAGGCATCTTGTACTTGCATGTAGATAAAAGCAGCTTGGACAACATTTGCTCGGAACTAGACAAAAATGGTGGCCCTGAAGGGGAAGACGAGAGCATTAGAAGTGAGGAATATAGAAACATGGACAGCGAAGATGAAAGCCTTAAAATTGAGGAAGATAGAAACATGGACAGCGAAGATGAAAGCCTTAAAATTGAGGAAGATAGAAACATGGACAGCAATGACTCGGAACTTGTTTATAAAAGCATTCCAACTGATGAAGTTATAGACAGGCAGCCGGGCAGAGTTGTTTTGATAGAGATAACGACAGGTGATGCTAAATTCCAGTTTTCAGCTTTAATTGAATTTAAATGGCACGAAACTGGTAGTGAAGAGGAGGAATTTAGGAAGTTGCCCACGGCTACATTTGGACGCCATAGCGAGCTGATGAAGATGGCAAGGCAAGGGGAATTTGAGGGAAATGATGACGACCGGCGGAGGACGATGATGACTATGCGTGTGTCCATCGATGGTTGCGACCTACTCCACGGTGATTTATTCACATATGCGAAAAATTGCGTTGAATGGTTAGATCACGATCCGATTAAAGCTGACGATAATTTAGTTATTGTGGAATTTGGTCGGCCATTTTAA